A genomic region of Bactrocera dorsalis isolate Fly_Bdor chromosome 3, ASM2337382v1, whole genome shotgun sequence contains the following coding sequences:
- the LOC105226664 gene encoding latrophilin Cirl isoform X1 encodes MHIIHYIIHYIVYFICLCTKKFLALLQNYKLNNFFLLIICFPLLIAPKYQTAYACEGKKLTIECDPGDLINLIRANYGRFSITICNDHGNVEWSVNCMFPKSLTVLNSKCAHKQSCSVLATTSMFGDPCPGTHKYLEAHYQCISAAQTSTTTNRPSPPWVLANNPPLLANGSTLINPSVPLQPQGPGRLPLPANGGIPSAGGLWHTLPPTPGPPQPTLPGGRLKGNYNTTVIKNSNRHDGLPPPPPLHHHHHTGHHAAAPAEGVNAADSTVSNTRPTAKNDLSTRTPGTNQTKSHVGPSNTTTTPNTRILSGVGGSGTDDGTILTAKTAQNRGNQQQSTPTQQHAAGNNNNNVMGAEASGGGNGIRTINNINNLNMGLGAVAEDESNMFCGPTNARNLFWNITRVGDVNVQPCPGGATGIAKWRCVLMKRVNYKEEDGGIAETTTMRAIPRTNCSSSNGNSSCENAADRLSQRIGNFEPTWHPMTPDLTQCRSLWLNSLEVRVNQRESSVISIANDLSEVTSSKTLYGGDMLVTTKIIQTMSEKMFHDKETLPDQRQREAIILELLHGVVKTGSNLLDESQLSSWMDLNQEDQMRVATSLLTGLEYNAFLLADTIIRERNIVQKVKNILLSVRVLETKNIQGNEVFPDLEQWQISDDRIELPRTALVENSEGGLVRIVFAAFDRLESILKPSYDHFDTKSSRSYVRNTALLASERNDSGASADLQQQRIRILNSKVISASLGKGRHIQLSQPIKLVLRHIKTENVTNPTCVFWNYIDHAWSANGCTLESTNRTHSICMCNHLTNFAILMDVMDEHNHSLFGVFDGNMRILIYISVAICLVFVVIALLTLKIFNGVFIKSARTSIYRSIYICLLFIEILFLIGIEQNETSILCGFTTVFLHCSILSAIAWFCFEAFQSYSTLTTDDMLLEVDQTSKVNCYYLLSYGLSLTIVAISLVINPNTYTQNDFCVLMEANTLFYSSFVAPVLLFLLGALGYTFLSWVIMCRKSHTTLKNKEHTRLANVRFDMRCSFIFLLLLSAVWISAYYYLRLAKAEDDLAVVCGYLFISFNTLMGLYIFVFHCIQNEKIRREYRKYVRQNSWLPKCLRCSKASISSGIVGNNGIGSGSGSGGGIGPGNGSGGGTLSGTHRGNSNTVQLKKSKLPIGSEGLVSDDTGGIISAAEDAIIASSDCELNDARNLSLTSDADMDAVKGGGGNMTLQHGKGGHSIIDAMQGHIVLERGGANGVHSVGGSGGLRTPSAGHTSPTSSAGSTHLIFGGQKQQMIGAGISAGGGPQEAYYHQPDYYGWKQQMGNPVGGNNNALSLAHPRDYVGNAAASQQAHEFFYWTQKHQPHGKKKRGSGIGGESPSGSLHSRTTAASQQILFYPSYKKTTLKQQQQQQQQQQYPHYDEAVGAAAYYQQQQHQQQQQQHRRHASAAMMMAAHHQQQQQQQQLSSDEEQLEPAAAAHAHLLHLGRRANSQLPPPPAPASHAYHYPHHHSPEFMGVAHTPTQRYYRNKHSNCDLSHEEYDPSGRAGSEQYYNQNSMGGDGPVYEEILSNRNSDVQHYEMDLNMYGRDNDDVDDDDDDDDDDVNDCDNDVVVNNGRGGGVSNSAMRRQQLRQRHHYEAARNGVVGAGVGNSGSRYGHAESGASSEEDDDDGENAQRRGLPQGDERMRRLIALQDEEFQRRFQRQRKKAEASLNDKTAAAAAYFDHHNAATSSGAAVFGISGGGSGGASSIRAIKKISPNNRIGVHELFTTTHNSSGAAGGGGSSLGPPLPPANQQQAQQYPLSKRQQVSPTTLTATTPSSSHTQPIGRNISAMLDENNTVRCYLEPLPK; translated from the exons atgcatataataCATTATATAATTCATTACATTGTATATTTCATATGTTTATGTACGAAAAAATTTCTTGCTCtgttgcaaaattataaattaaacaatttttttttactaattatatGCTTTCCTCTCTTAATAGCGCCCAAATACCAAACTGCATACGCCTGTGAAGGTAAGAAATTAACAATAGAATGCGATCCAGGCGACCTGATCAACCTGATACGTGCGAATTACGGACGCTTCTCAATAACGATATGCAATGACCATGGCAATGTCGAATGGAGTGTAAACTGCATGTTCCCAAAGAGTTTGACCGTTTTGAATTCAAA atgCGCGCACAAACAAAGTTGCAGTGTGCTAGCAACGACGAGTATGTTTGGCGATCCCTGTCCTGGTACACACAAGTATCTCGAGGCGCATTACCAATGCATATCGGCGGCACAAACATCAACTACCACCAATCGACCCAGTCCACCATGGGTATTAGCGAATAATCCACCATTGCTTGCCAATGGCAGCACATTAATAAATCCAAGTGTGCCGTTGCAACCGCAAGGACCAGGGCGCCTACCACTACCTGCCAATGGTGGCATTCCATCGGCAGGTGGTCTATGGCATACACTGCCGCCAACGCCAGGTCCACCGCAACCCACATTACCAGGCGGCCGTCTGAAAGGTAACTATAATACAACGGTGATAAAAAATTCCAACAGACACGATGGTttaccaccaccaccgccgttgcatcatcatcatcatacGGGACATCATGCAGCAGCGCCTGCGGAAGGCGTCAACGCGGCTGATAGTACTGTCAGTAATACGCGACCAACGGCGAAAAATGATTTATCAACACGCACGCCGGGCACAAATCAAA CCAAATCACATGTGGGTCCGTCCAACACAACCACCACACCCAATACGCGCATACTGAGTGGTGTTGGTGGCAGCGGCACGGATGACGGCACCATACTCACCGCTAAAACCGCACAAAATCGTGGCAATCAACAGCAGAGTACCCCAACACAACAACATGCtgctggcaacaacaataacaacgtaaTGGGCGCTGAAGCTAGCGGTGGAGGTAATGGTATACGTAccataaacaatataaataatctGAATATGGGTTTGGGTGCGGTAGCCGAGGACGAGTCGAATATGTTCTGCGGGCCAACGAATGCGCGTAATCTCTTCTGGAATATAACACGCGTTGGTGATGTAAATGTGCAGCCCTGTCCAG gTGGCGCAACTGGCATTGCCAAATGGCGTTGTGTACTTATGAAGCGCGTCAACTACAAAGAAGAGGATGGTGGCATAGCGGAAACCACCACAATGCGTGCAATACCACGTACTAATTGCAGCAGCAGTAATGGCAACAGCAGCTGCGAAAATGCCGCTGATAGATTAAGTCAACGCATCGGCAATTTCGAGCCCACTTGGCATCCCATGACGCCAGATCTTACGCAATGCCGCAGTCTGTGGCTGAACAGCTTGGAGGTGCGCGTAAATCAACGCGAATCATCTGTTATTTCGATAGCAAACGATCTATCAGAG GTAACTAGTAGCAAAACCTTATATGGTGGTGACATGCTTGTAACTACGAAAATCATACAAACCATGTCGGAGAAAATGTTCCACGACAAAGAGACCTTACCAGATCAGCGTCAGCGTGAGGCTATCATATTAGAATTGCTACATGGTGTGGTAAAGACTGGTTCAAATTTGCTCGATGAATCACAATTGTCCTCGTGGATGGATCTGAATCAGGAAGATCAAATGCGTGTGGCCACATCATTGCTGACTGGACTGGAGTATAATGCATTTCTTTTAGCCGATACTATCATACGTGAACGCAATATTGTGCAGAAGGTCAAGAATATAC TGTTGTCTGTGCGTGTTTTGGAGACTAAGAACATTCAGGGCAATGAAGTGTTCCCCGATCTCGAGCAATGGCAAATCAGTGACGACCGCATAGAATTGCCGCGCACTGCACTCGTGGAGAACAGCGAAGGCGGCCTTGTGCGCATAGTATTCGCCGCATTCGATCGTTTGGAGTCGATCTTGAAACCGTCTTACGATCACTTTGACACAAAAAGTTCGCGCAGTTATG TGCGCAACACAGCCTTGCTGGCCAGCGAGCGCAACGATTCGGGCGCTAGCGCtgatttacaacaacaacgcataCGCATACTCAATAGTAAGGTGATATCAGCGAGTTTGGGTAAAGGACGACACATACAACTCTCACAACCCATCAAATTGGTGTTGCGACACATCAAAACCGAAAATGTCACCAATCCGACTTGCGTCTTTTGGAACTATATAGATCA CGCTTGGTCAGCGAATGGCTGCACTTTGGAGTCAACAAATCGCACGCACAGCATTTGCATGTGCAATCATCTTACCAACTTTGCCATACTTATGGATGTCATGGACGAGCACAATCATTCGTTGTTTGGCGTCTTCGATGGCAATATGCGCATACTCATCTACATAAGTGTCGCCATTTGCCTGGTGTTCGTCGTTATCGCCTTGCTCACGTTGAAGATATTCAATGGCGTTTTCATAAAG tCTGCGCGCACTTCCATCTATCGCAGCATTTATATATGCCTACTTTTCATTGAAATTCTTTTCCTAATTGGCATTGAGCAGAATGAGACGAGTATCCTTTGTGGTTTCACTACTGTTTTTCTACATTGTTCGATATTGTCGGCGATAGCGTGGTTCTGTTTCGAAG CATTCCAATCATATTCTACACTAACCACCGATGACATGTTACTCGAAGTTGATCAGACTTCCAAAGTGAATTGTTACTATTTACTCTCCTACGGTTTATCCCTTACAATTGTGGCCATTTCACTGGTCATTAATCCAAATACTTACACACAAAATGACTTTTGTGTACTTATGGAGGCGAATACGCTGTTCTATTCGAGTTTTGTGGCGCCTGTGCTGCTATTTTTGCTG GGAGCTTTGGGCTACACCTTCTTGTCATGGGTCATTATGTGTCGCAAGAGTCACACAACGCTGAAAAATAAAGAGCATACGCGACTCGCCAATGTGCG CTTCGACATGCGTTGCTCCTTCATTTTCCTACTACTGTTAAGCGCTGTATGGATATCCGCCTATTATTATCTACGCCTGGCCAAAGCGGAGGACGACTTGGCCGTTGTATGCGGTTATCTTTTCATTAGTTTCAACACACTAATGGGATTGTATATTTTCGTGTTTCATTGCATACAAAATGAGAAG ATTCGTCGCGAATATCGTAAATATGTGCGGCAAAATTCTTGGTTGCCCAAGTGTTTGCGCTGCTCGAAGGCCTCAATTTCCTCGGGCATTGTCGGCAATAACGGCATTGGCAGTGGCAGCGGCAGTGGCGGTGGTATCGGTCCAGGCAACGGTAGCGGCGGTGGTACACTTTCCGGCACACATCGTGGCAACTCGAACACGGTGCAATTGAAGAAGTCCAAATTGCCAATCGGCAGCGAGGGTTTGGTATCAGATGACACCGGCGGTATTATATCGGCCGCTGAGGATGCCATTATTGCATCATCAGATTGTGAATTGAATGATGCGCGCAATCTGTCGTTAACTAGTGATGCCGATATGGATGCGGTGAAGGGCGGCGGCGGCAATATGACGTTGCAGCACGGCAAGGGTGGCCACTCCATTATTGATGCCATGCAAGGCCATATTGTGCTGGAACGCGGTGGCGCGAATGGCGTGCACTCAGTTGGCGGCAGTGGTGGGCTGCGTACGCCCAGCGCTGGTCACACTTCACCCACCTCATCGGCCGGCTCGACGCATCTGATTTTCGGTGGTCAAAAGCAGCAAATGATTGGCGCAGGTATTTCAGCAGGTGGTGGACCACAAGAGGCGTACTACCATCAGCCGGATTACTATGGTTGGAAGCAGCAAATGGGTAATCCCGTTggcggcaacaacaatgcattGAGCCTGGCACATCCGCGCGATTACGTGGGTAACGCGGCTGCGTCCCAGCAGGCGCATGAGTTCTTCTACTGGACGCAAAAGCATCAGCCGCATGGCAAGAAGAAGCGCGGCAGCGGTATTGGCGGTGAATCGCCGAGCGGTTCATTGCACAGTCGCACAACAGCGGCGTCGCAGCAAATACTTTTCTATCCGTCATACAAGAAGACCACGctgaagcaacaacagcagcagcagcagcagcaacaatatccGCACTACGATGAGGCGGTCGGTGCTGCTGCCTActatcagcaacaacagcatcaacagcagcaacaacaacaccggcGTCATGCATCAGCGGCCATGATGATGGCGGCAcatcatcaacagcaacaacaacaacagcaattgtcCTCAGATGAGGAACAATTGGAGCCAGCAGCCGCTGCGCATGCGCATTTGTTGCATTTGGGACGACGCGCCAACTCACAATTGCCACCACCGCCAGCGCCCGCATCGCACGCCTACCATTATCCACATCATCACTCGCCAGAGTTTATGGGTGTCGCGCACACGCCCACACAGCGTTACTATAGAAATAAGCATTCCAACTGTGATCTGAGCCACGAGGAGTACGACCCGAGCGGACGCGCGGGCAGCGAACAGTACTACAATCAAAATTCAATGGGCGGTGACGGCCCGGTTTATGAGGAGATTCTCAGCAATCGTAATTCCGATGTACAACATTACGAAATGGATTTGAATATGTATGGTCGTGATAATGACGATGTcgacgacgatgatgatgatgatgacgatgatgtTAACGATTGCGACAACGATGTGGTAGTGAACAATGGTCGTGGTGGTGGTGTTAGCAATAGCGCTATGCGTCGGCAACAGCTGCGTCAAAGGCATCATTATGAGGCGGCGCGAAATGGCGTCGTTGGTGCAGGTGTAGGCAACAGTGGCAGTCGATATGGTCACGCGGAGAGCGGCGCGTCCAGCGAGGAGGACGACGATGATGGAGAAAACGCGCAGCGACGCGGGTTGCCACAGGGTGATGAACGCATGCGGCGACTGATTGCCTTGCAAGATGAAGAGTTTCAGCGGCGGTTTCA AAGGCAACGCAAGAAAGCCGAGGCCtcattaaatgacaaaacggcagcggcggcggcatACTTTGATCACCACAATGCGGCAACGTCAAGCGGTGCGGCGGTTTTTGGCATTAGCGGCGGTGGCAGTGGCGGCGCGAGCTCAATCCGCGCCATAAAAAAGATCTCACCGAATAATCGAATAGGTGTGCATGAGTTATTCACGACGACTCATAATAGCAGCGGCGCTGCAGGTGGTGGTGGAAGCAGCTTAGGTCCTCCCTTACCGCCGGCCAATCAACAGCAAGCGCAACAATATCCGCTGTCGAAGAGGCAACAAGTGTCGCCAACAAcactaacagcaacaacaccgtCATCGTCGCACACACAACCAATTGGCCGGAACATTTCTGCAATGCTGGATGAGAACAATACGGTACGTTGTTATCTCGAACCGTTACCCAAATGA
- the LOC105226664 gene encoding latrophilin Cirl isoform X2, which produces MFPKSLTVLNSKCAHKQSCSVLATTSMFGDPCPGTHKYLEAHYQCISAAQTSTTTNRPSPPWVLANNPPLLANGSTLINPSVPLQPQGPGRLPLPANGGIPSAGGLWHTLPPTPGPPQPTLPGGRLKGNYNTTVIKNSNRHDGLPPPPPLHHHHHTGHHAAAPAEGVNAADSTVSNTRPTAKNDLSTRTPGTNQTKSHVGPSNTTTTPNTRILSGVGGSGTDDGTILTAKTAQNRGNQQQSTPTQQHAAGNNNNNVMGAEASGGGNGIRTINNINNLNMGLGAVAEDESNMFCGPTNARNLFWNITRVGDVNVQPCPGGATGIAKWRCVLMKRVNYKEEDGGIAETTTMRAIPRTNCSSSNGNSSCENAADRLSQRIGNFEPTWHPMTPDLTQCRSLWLNSLEVRVNQRESSVISIANDLSEVTSSKTLYGGDMLVTTKIIQTMSEKMFHDKETLPDQRQREAIILELLHGVVKTGSNLLDESQLSSWMDLNQEDQMRVATSLLTGLEYNAFLLADTIIRERNIVQKVKNILLSVRVLETKNIQGNEVFPDLEQWQISDDRIELPRTALVENSEGGLVRIVFAAFDRLESILKPSYDHFDTKSSRSYVRNTALLASERNDSGASADLQQQRIRILNSKVISASLGKGRHIQLSQPIKLVLRHIKTENVTNPTCVFWNYIDHAWSANGCTLESTNRTHSICMCNHLTNFAILMDVMDEHNHSLFGVFDGNMRILIYISVAICLVFVVIALLTLKIFNGVFIKSARTSIYRSIYICLLFIEILFLIGIEQNETSILCGFTTVFLHCSILSAIAWFCFEAFQSYSTLTTDDMLLEVDQTSKVNCYYLLSYGLSLTIVAISLVINPNTYTQNDFCVLMEANTLFYSSFVAPVLLFLLGALGYTFLSWVIMCRKSHTTLKNKEHTRLANVRFDMRCSFIFLLLLSAVWISAYYYLRLAKAEDDLAVVCGYLFISFNTLMGLYIFVFHCIQNEKIRREYRKYVRQNSWLPKCLRCSKASISSGIVGNNGIGSGSGSGGGIGPGNGSGGGTLSGTHRGNSNTVQLKKSKLPIGSEGLVSDDTGGIISAAEDAIIASSDCELNDARNLSLTSDADMDAVKGGGGNMTLQHGKGGHSIIDAMQGHIVLERGGANGVHSVGGSGGLRTPSAGHTSPTSSAGSTHLIFGGQKQQMIGAGISAGGGPQEAYYHQPDYYGWKQQMGNPVGGNNNALSLAHPRDYVGNAAASQQAHEFFYWTQKHQPHGKKKRGSGIGGESPSGSLHSRTTAASQQILFYPSYKKTTLKQQQQQQQQQQYPHYDEAVGAAAYYQQQQHQQQQQQHRRHASAAMMMAAHHQQQQQQQQLSSDEEQLEPAAAAHAHLLHLGRRANSQLPPPPAPASHAYHYPHHHSPEFMGVAHTPTQRYYRNKHSNCDLSHEEYDPSGRAGSEQYYNQNSMGGDGPVYEEILSNRNSDVQHYEMDLNMYGRDNDDVDDDDDDDDDDVNDCDNDVVVNNGRGGGVSNSAMRRQQLRQRHHYEAARNGVVGAGVGNSGSRYGHAESGASSEEDDDDGENAQRRGLPQGDERMRRLIALQDEEFQRRFQRQRKKAEASLNDKTAAAAAYFDHHNAATSSGAAVFGISGGGSGGASSIRAIKKISPNNRIGVHELFTTTHNSSGAAGGGGSSLGPPLPPANQQQAQQYPLSKRQQVSPTTLTATTPSSSHTQPIGRNISAMLDENNTVRCYLEPLPK; this is translated from the exons ATGTTCCCAAAGAGTTTGACCGTTTTGAATTCAAA atgCGCGCACAAACAAAGTTGCAGTGTGCTAGCAACGACGAGTATGTTTGGCGATCCCTGTCCTGGTACACACAAGTATCTCGAGGCGCATTACCAATGCATATCGGCGGCACAAACATCAACTACCACCAATCGACCCAGTCCACCATGGGTATTAGCGAATAATCCACCATTGCTTGCCAATGGCAGCACATTAATAAATCCAAGTGTGCCGTTGCAACCGCAAGGACCAGGGCGCCTACCACTACCTGCCAATGGTGGCATTCCATCGGCAGGTGGTCTATGGCATACACTGCCGCCAACGCCAGGTCCACCGCAACCCACATTACCAGGCGGCCGTCTGAAAGGTAACTATAATACAACGGTGATAAAAAATTCCAACAGACACGATGGTttaccaccaccaccgccgttgcatcatcatcatcatacGGGACATCATGCAGCAGCGCCTGCGGAAGGCGTCAACGCGGCTGATAGTACTGTCAGTAATACGCGACCAACGGCGAAAAATGATTTATCAACACGCACGCCGGGCACAAATCAAA CCAAATCACATGTGGGTCCGTCCAACACAACCACCACACCCAATACGCGCATACTGAGTGGTGTTGGTGGCAGCGGCACGGATGACGGCACCATACTCACCGCTAAAACCGCACAAAATCGTGGCAATCAACAGCAGAGTACCCCAACACAACAACATGCtgctggcaacaacaataacaacgtaaTGGGCGCTGAAGCTAGCGGTGGAGGTAATGGTATACGTAccataaacaatataaataatctGAATATGGGTTTGGGTGCGGTAGCCGAGGACGAGTCGAATATGTTCTGCGGGCCAACGAATGCGCGTAATCTCTTCTGGAATATAACACGCGTTGGTGATGTAAATGTGCAGCCCTGTCCAG gTGGCGCAACTGGCATTGCCAAATGGCGTTGTGTACTTATGAAGCGCGTCAACTACAAAGAAGAGGATGGTGGCATAGCGGAAACCACCACAATGCGTGCAATACCACGTACTAATTGCAGCAGCAGTAATGGCAACAGCAGCTGCGAAAATGCCGCTGATAGATTAAGTCAACGCATCGGCAATTTCGAGCCCACTTGGCATCCCATGACGCCAGATCTTACGCAATGCCGCAGTCTGTGGCTGAACAGCTTGGAGGTGCGCGTAAATCAACGCGAATCATCTGTTATTTCGATAGCAAACGATCTATCAGAG GTAACTAGTAGCAAAACCTTATATGGTGGTGACATGCTTGTAACTACGAAAATCATACAAACCATGTCGGAGAAAATGTTCCACGACAAAGAGACCTTACCAGATCAGCGTCAGCGTGAGGCTATCATATTAGAATTGCTACATGGTGTGGTAAAGACTGGTTCAAATTTGCTCGATGAATCACAATTGTCCTCGTGGATGGATCTGAATCAGGAAGATCAAATGCGTGTGGCCACATCATTGCTGACTGGACTGGAGTATAATGCATTTCTTTTAGCCGATACTATCATACGTGAACGCAATATTGTGCAGAAGGTCAAGAATATAC TGTTGTCTGTGCGTGTTTTGGAGACTAAGAACATTCAGGGCAATGAAGTGTTCCCCGATCTCGAGCAATGGCAAATCAGTGACGACCGCATAGAATTGCCGCGCACTGCACTCGTGGAGAACAGCGAAGGCGGCCTTGTGCGCATAGTATTCGCCGCATTCGATCGTTTGGAGTCGATCTTGAAACCGTCTTACGATCACTTTGACACAAAAAGTTCGCGCAGTTATG TGCGCAACACAGCCTTGCTGGCCAGCGAGCGCAACGATTCGGGCGCTAGCGCtgatttacaacaacaacgcataCGCATACTCAATAGTAAGGTGATATCAGCGAGTTTGGGTAAAGGACGACACATACAACTCTCACAACCCATCAAATTGGTGTTGCGACACATCAAAACCGAAAATGTCACCAATCCGACTTGCGTCTTTTGGAACTATATAGATCA CGCTTGGTCAGCGAATGGCTGCACTTTGGAGTCAACAAATCGCACGCACAGCATTTGCATGTGCAATCATCTTACCAACTTTGCCATACTTATGGATGTCATGGACGAGCACAATCATTCGTTGTTTGGCGTCTTCGATGGCAATATGCGCATACTCATCTACATAAGTGTCGCCATTTGCCTGGTGTTCGTCGTTATCGCCTTGCTCACGTTGAAGATATTCAATGGCGTTTTCATAAAG tCTGCGCGCACTTCCATCTATCGCAGCATTTATATATGCCTACTTTTCATTGAAATTCTTTTCCTAATTGGCATTGAGCAGAATGAGACGAGTATCCTTTGTGGTTTCACTACTGTTTTTCTACATTGTTCGATATTGTCGGCGATAGCGTGGTTCTGTTTCGAAG CATTCCAATCATATTCTACACTAACCACCGATGACATGTTACTCGAAGTTGATCAGACTTCCAAAGTGAATTGTTACTATTTACTCTCCTACGGTTTATCCCTTACAATTGTGGCCATTTCACTGGTCATTAATCCAAATACTTACACACAAAATGACTTTTGTGTACTTATGGAGGCGAATACGCTGTTCTATTCGAGTTTTGTGGCGCCTGTGCTGCTATTTTTGCTG GGAGCTTTGGGCTACACCTTCTTGTCATGGGTCATTATGTGTCGCAAGAGTCACACAACGCTGAAAAATAAAGAGCATACGCGACTCGCCAATGTGCG CTTCGACATGCGTTGCTCCTTCATTTTCCTACTACTGTTAAGCGCTGTATGGATATCCGCCTATTATTATCTACGCCTGGCCAAAGCGGAGGACGACTTGGCCGTTGTATGCGGTTATCTTTTCATTAGTTTCAACACACTAATGGGATTGTATATTTTCGTGTTTCATTGCATACAAAATGAGAAG ATTCGTCGCGAATATCGTAAATATGTGCGGCAAAATTCTTGGTTGCCCAAGTGTTTGCGCTGCTCGAAGGCCTCAATTTCCTCGGGCATTGTCGGCAATAACGGCATTGGCAGTGGCAGCGGCAGTGGCGGTGGTATCGGTCCAGGCAACGGTAGCGGCGGTGGTACACTTTCCGGCACACATCGTGGCAACTCGAACACGGTGCAATTGAAGAAGTCCAAATTGCCAATCGGCAGCGAGGGTTTGGTATCAGATGACACCGGCGGTATTATATCGGCCGCTGAGGATGCCATTATTGCATCATCAGATTGTGAATTGAATGATGCGCGCAATCTGTCGTTAACTAGTGATGCCGATATGGATGCGGTGAAGGGCGGCGGCGGCAATATGACGTTGCAGCACGGCAAGGGTGGCCACTCCATTATTGATGCCATGCAAGGCCATATTGTGCTGGAACGCGGTGGCGCGAATGGCGTGCACTCAGTTGGCGGCAGTGGTGGGCTGCGTACGCCCAGCGCTGGTCACACTTCACCCACCTCATCGGCCGGCTCGACGCATCTGATTTTCGGTGGTCAAAAGCAGCAAATGATTGGCGCAGGTATTTCAGCAGGTGGTGGACCACAAGAGGCGTACTACCATCAGCCGGATTACTATGGTTGGAAGCAGCAAATGGGTAATCCCGTTggcggcaacaacaatgcattGAGCCTGGCACATCCGCGCGATTACGTGGGTAACGCGGCTGCGTCCCAGCAGGCGCATGAGTTCTTCTACTGGACGCAAAAGCATCAGCCGCATGGCAAGAAGAAGCGCGGCAGCGGTATTGGCGGTGAATCGCCGAGCGGTTCATTGCACAGTCGCACAACAGCGGCGTCGCAGCAAATACTTTTCTATCCGTCATACAAGAAGACCACGctgaagcaacaacagcagcagcagcagcagcaacaatatccGCACTACGATGAGGCGGTCGGTGCTGCTGCCTActatcagcaacaacagcatcaacagcagcaacaacaacaccggcGTCATGCATCAGCGGCCATGATGATGGCGGCAcatcatcaacagcaacaacaacaacagcaattgtcCTCAGATGAGGAACAATTGGAGCCAGCAGCCGCTGCGCATGCGCATTTGTTGCATTTGGGACGACGCGCCAACTCACAATTGCCACCACCGCCAGCGCCCGCATCGCACGCCTACCATTATCCACATCATCACTCGCCAGAGTTTATGGGTGTCGCGCACACGCCCACACAGCGTTACTATAGAAATAAGCATTCCAACTGTGATCTGAGCCACGAGGAGTACGACCCGAGCGGACGCGCGGGCAGCGAACAGTACTACAATCAAAATTCAATGGGCGGTGACGGCCCGGTTTATGAGGAGATTCTCAGCAATCGTAATTCCGATGTACAACATTACGAAATGGATTTGAATATGTATGGTCGTGATAATGACGATGTcgacgacgatgatgatgatgatgacgatgatgtTAACGATTGCGACAACGATGTGGTAGTGAACAATGGTCGTGGTGGTGGTGTTAGCAATAGCGCTATGCGTCGGCAACAGCTGCGTCAAAGGCATCATTATGAGGCGGCGCGAAATGGCGTCGTTGGTGCAGGTGTAGGCAACAGTGGCAGTCGATATGGTCACGCGGAGAGCGGCGCGTCCAGCGAGGAGGACGACGATGATGGAGAAAACGCGCAGCGACGCGGGTTGCCACAGGGTGATGAACGCATGCGGCGACTGATTGCCTTGCAAGATGAAGAGTTTCAGCGGCGGTTTCA AAGGCAACGCAAGAAAGCCGAGGCCtcattaaatgacaaaacggcagcggcggcggcatACTTTGATCACCACAATGCGGCAACGTCAAGCGGTGCGGCGGTTTTTGGCATTAGCGGCGGTGGCAGTGGCGGCGCGAGCTCAATCCGCGCCATAAAAAAGATCTCACCGAATAATCGAATAGGTGTGCATGAGTTATTCACGACGACTCATAATAGCAGCGGCGCTGCAGGTGGTGGTGGAAGCAGCTTAGGTCCTCCCTTACCGCCGGCCAATCAACAGCAAGCGCAACAATATCCGCTGTCGAAGAGGCAACAAGTGTCGCCAACAAcactaacagcaacaacaccgtCATCGTCGCACACACAACCAATTGGCCGGAACATTTCTGCAATGCTGGATGAGAACAATACGGTACGTTGTTATCTCGAACCGTTACCCAAATGA